CGTCGTCCTCGAGGAGTCGGTGTACCTCGTCCGTGGAGATTTCGCCGTCCATCGGCTCGACGTTCGGGGAGCGAGCGCATAAGGGATACGGCTACGACTTCGCGGGGCCGCGGCGGCTCACTCGCCGTCGGCACCCGACAGCAACGCGAACAGCCCCCCCGGGTCGCCGTCGAAGCGCTCCAGCAGCGACCGGGCGGTCGCGCGGACCTCGTCGTCGACGCGGACGTGGACCATCCCCTCGTCGGGCTGGCCGTAGACGACGCTCGCGCCGTCGGGGGCGGCGACGACCGCCGGCAGCGTCGCGAGGTCCTCCTCGCCGTCGACGAGGATCGTCGTCGGCTCCTCGGCCGCGAGCGCCTCGCGGAGCGCGACGAGCAACGCCTCGGTGAGCGTCGCGGCCGGGTTGGCGACCTCGCGGCTCGCCTCGTCGGTCACGGCGCGTTCGATCTCCTCGTCGACCGCGGTGCGCTTCGTCCGGCCGTCGACGAGGGCGACGTCGGGCGCGCGGCCGGCTTCGAGGAAGTGGTAGGTGACGACGTCGCCGACGGCGATCAGCGGGCCGGCGACGTCCTCCAGGAGGACGCGGGCGTCGGTCTCGATCGGCCCGAGCGGCGTCTTGAGATCGGATCTGAGGGCGGGAGGGAGGGAGACGACGACGCGGGGCTCGGACTCGTCGGAATCGCGGGCGCGGTCGCTCGCGGGACGGTCGTCGCGGGTCACGTCACCGGACCTTGAGCGCGTACGCGCCGGGGCGGTCGACCTGCATCTCGCGGGCGATCTCGCTCTCCTCGGGGTGGGCGATGACGACGTAGCCCGCCCAGTCCTCGGTGAGCGAGGAGGACCCGCAGTTCTCGCAGGTCTCGGCGTTGGCCTGGTTGACGAGGTGGCACTCGCGACAGACGAGTCGGTTCGACGCCACGCTTACTCACCCGCCGTCGCTTCTTCGCGCTCCTCGCGCTCCTCGCGCAGCCAGCGGTGCTTGCCGAGGCCGGGCTGTTTGGCCGTCAGGCCGATCTTCGAGTCCCGCGGGTTGCGCTCGTCGATGCTCTTGGTGACGATTCGCGCGCGGACCGCGTCGTCGACGCCGAGGGCGCGGTCGGACTCGTTCGAGGCCAGCCGCTGGTTCTCGCCGTCGAACGCGAGGTACTCCTTGGAGATCTGTGAGACGTGCAGCAGGCCGTCGACGGGGCCGATCCCGACGAAGGCGCCGAACTCGACGACCTCGACGATCGTGCCGTCGACGACCTCCTGCATCTGGGGGTCGAACGTGACGGCGTCGAACTCCGCCTCGTAGTAGACGCCCGGCCGGTTCGGCAGGACCGTCCCCTCGCCGATGTCGTGGACGTCGGTGACGGAGACGACGGAGCCGACCTCCTCGTCCATCCGGCCTTCGAGTTTGTCCTGTAGCAGTCGCTTCACGAGCTCCGGAGACACCTCGCCGAGCTCCTCCGGCGGCACTTCCACCGTATCCTTCAGTCGTACCCGTTTGTACATTCTATGGTCGCGTAATGGCTAACTTGTTTCTCCCGCGTAATGCAATTACCGGTGTGCCCACCTCGAGCACCCGGTCGCGCAGCGGGCGGTCGTTCGTAACGACGTAGTCGACGACGCCCTCGCGGGCGAGTTCGACCAGCGCGTCGTCGGCGTACGATTCCTCCGTGTCGACGAGCAGGCAGCGTTCGGTCGCGAGGTCGTGGCCGACGTTAGCCGCGGTCCCCTCGGTTCCGCCCTTCTCGGCGAGCCGCCGCAACTCCTCGACGACCGGCTGCGGGGCGATCGGCTCGAACGCGCCCGTTCGCGGTTCGTCGCCGGTCGCCGAGTCCGGCGCGCGTGACGCGCCGTCGAGGACCCGATCGAGTTCCTCGAACAGCCGCACGTCGAGTTCGACCGGCATCATCAGCGCGCTCGTGTCGAGGGCAACCCGCTCCGGCATCTATTCCTGCAGGGTGCCGAGGCCGATCAGCCGCCAGCGCGCGCCGACGCGGCGGTTGATCGCGATCTTCGCGCCCGGTTCGGCGCAGACGGGCCGTTTGAGCCTGACCTCGCACTCGCCGTCGCGCGCGCTCGTCACCGCGCCGACGGTGGTCGCGGTGCCGACGGTCATCATCAGCGGCTCGCCCGTGCTGATCTCGTCGACGTCGCCGTCCCCGGCCGCGGCGTCTCCCTCCGCGCTGCCGACGATCCGGTCGAGGAGGTCGACGTCCATCGTGAACTGCTCCCACGTCGGCGGGAGGCTGCCCGGCGGGCCGGCGATCCGGCCCGCGAGCGCGTCGCCTTTCGTCAGCGAGGGATCGAGCCCGGTGCCGACGCCGAGCAGGCCACCCGGCGTGACGACGTCGGCGTCGCGGCCGCCGGCCTGCAGCGAGCGGACCGTCGTCTGGATGGGGACGTACTCCGACTGGCCGCCCTCCTCGACCTCCCGGCCGGGGCGGATCTCGAGTTCGTCGTCGACTTCGAGTTCGCCCTCGACGAGGCTCCCGCCGAGGACGCCGCCGGTGAGGTTCTCGTAGGTCGTCCCCGGCTTGTTGATGTCGAAGCTGCGGGCGACGTGCATCCGCGGGTCGGCGTCGGGGTTTCGCTCGGGGGTCGGAATCTCCGATTCGATCGCGCCGATGAGGAGGTCCATGTTGACCTCCTGGCCGGCCGAGACCGGGACGACGGGGGCGTCCTCGGCGACGGTCCCCTCGACGAACTCCTGGATCTGGCGGTAGTTCTCCCGGGCCTGCTCGGCGTCGACGAGGTCGACCTTGTTCTGGGCGATGACGATGTTGTCGATGCCGATGATGTCAAGCGCCATCAGGTGCTCTTCGGTCTGGGGCTGTGGGACGGGCTCCGAGGCCGAGACCACGAGCACCGCGCCGTCCATCAGCGCCGCTCCCGAGAGCATCGTCGCCATCAGGGTCTCGTGACCCGGGGCGTCGACGAACGAGACGGTCCGCAGCGGCTCGCTCTCGGAGCCGTCCGGACACTCCTCCTCGACGGTGAAACACTCGGGCTCGTCCACGCCGGGACAGCGACGGAACGTCGCGTCCGCGTACCCCAGCCGGATGGAGATGCCGCGTTTCATCTCCTCCGAGTGCTGGTCGGTCCAGGAGCCGCTGAGCGCCTGGACCAGCGTCGTCTTCCCGTGGTCGACGTGGCCGACGAGTCCGATGTTCACCTCCGGTTGTCGATTTCCTGCCATAAGACGGTGAGTAATCTTACTAGGGGTTCCGCCGTGCGCTTGATAAAGGTTGCGAGCTATCCCCGCCCTTCGTTACGTGGATCGATCCGTAGAGTTTTGCCCCCTCGCGTGGCTAAAATTGGCCTCGCTCGCGGGGTTTCGGGCCGGTTCCCCGCTGGAGAGTTCGGGACGCCTCCGTCGCGGTGGCTCCCGGACCGGCCCGCGGAACCGATTTAAACCGTCGACCCCGGCACGGCCGGGGTCCGGCCCCGTTCCGGCGTCTCGCTGCGGCGTTCCCGTCCCGGACGTATCGGAGTACATACAAAAGCCGATTTCTGCGAACGTTTTAGCCGTGGGGCGTGCACGTGCCCCGTATGAGCAGGTCAGACGCCTCGGGCGACGCCGACGCGACGATCCTCGAGTGTACCGACTGCATCGCCCCCGCCGAGGCGTTCGCGCTGATCGGCAACGAGACGCGGCTGTCGATTCTGGAGGCCCTGTGGGCGGCCGACGAGCGGCCGGTCTCGTTCTCGGACCTGCGGCGGGCAGTCGGGATGCGCGACTCGGCGCAGTTCAACTACCACCTCCAGAAGCTGACGGGCCACTTCGTCGTGCAGGTGGAGGGCGGCTACGAGTTCAAACACGCCGGCGAGAAGGTCGTTCGGTCGGTCATCGCCGGCTCGTTCAACGAACACCCGACGGTCGACCCCTTCCCCGTTCAGGGGGCCTGTGCCTCCTGTGGCGGCCCGCTGCGGGCGGTCTACGAGGACGAACGCCTCGGCATCGAGTGTGCCGACTGCGGCCAGCGCCACGGCGAGTACGGCTTCCCGCCCGGCGGGTTCAACGACCGCACGGCCGAGGAGGTCGTCGACGCCTTCGACCAGCGGGTGCGCCACCTCCACTGCCTCGCCGCCGACGGCGTCTGCCCGGAGTGTGGCGGCCGGATGGAGACGACCGTCGCCGAGGAGGGGTCGTGCTGTCTCGGCGTCGGCGTCCGCGTCGACCACGAGTGTGCCCAGTGTGGCCACGCGCTGTGCTCGGCGCCCGGCCTGCGCCTGCTCGACCACTCGGCGGTCGTCTCCTTCCACCGCGAGCGCGGCGTCCGCCTCGACGAGCGCCCCTACTGGACGCTGCCGTGGTGCGTCTCCGACGAGCACACCCGCCTCGTCGGGCGCGACCCCGTCCGCCTCGAGGTCCGGATGCCCGTCGCCGACGACGAACTCCGCGTCGTCATGGACGGCGACCTCGACGTGCTGGAGACGACGGTCGAATCGGCCGACTGAGAACTTCTCCCGTCCGCTCTCGTCCGCTTTCGTACCCCGACTCTCGTCCTCGCTACCGAAACGAGTTTCAGTACCGCGAGTTACAGAACTGTTTTTCAGATTATACTTATTCGGTCGGCGCCCCTCCGTTCGAACGAGGACCATGACCCGACCCGACGCGTTCACGGCGACCGATCCGTACCGGTACGAACACTCCCTCGGCGAGGTGGCCGTCGGCGCCGCGCTGACCCTCGAGGCGATGGTCGTCGGCGTGGCCGTCGCCTTCCCCCTCGCCGACGCGCCGGCGGTCGGTTCGCTCGTCGCGCTCGCCGGCGGCGCCCTCGCGGCCGCCGTCGTCGCCGCCGGCACCGTCGCGGCCGGCCGCCGGTTCGGCGCCGCCGTCGCCCGCCTGCGCGAGGCCCGCGACGACGACCGCGACCCCTGTGACGCCGAGTCGCCCGTCCGACCCGCCGAACCGCACTGCCGCTGAACCCGCGGCCTTTTGCCGCCCGCCGCCCTCGCCTCTCGCGTGGAGTTCGCGTTCGAACTCGCGCTGTGTGCGGCCCTCGAAGCACGCGGCGACGGGGTCGTCGCCCGCCAACTCGGCGCGGGCGTGGCCGACCCCGGCGGCCGCGTCCTCGACGTCGTCCGCGTCGACCCCGGGCCGGCGTTCGACGAGCGGGTGTCGCTCACGGCCGCGTCGATCCCCGACGCGGCGGTCGAGGCCGACGTCGGCCCCGGCCGCTTTCGCTACTGGAAGGACGCCTTCGACTGCCAGCCCGACCGCGCCCGGCGGGCGACCGAGCGCGCCGTCGAGGCCGGTTTCTTCGAGCACCGGCGCCACAACGGCCGCGACCACGTCCGGCAGGTCGCCCGCTACCCCGACTGGTTCGGCCGGATCGTCGGGATCGAGAACAAGCCGGACCTCGGACGACCGGGCGACCTCGAATCCCAGCTTCGGACGGACGTCAGCCTCGCGCTGGTCGACGAGGCGGTCCTCGCGACCGAGAGCTACGTGACGCGGGCACACCTCAACCGCATCCCCGAGGAGGTGGGCGTCTGGCGGGTCCGCCGCGACGACGCGGGCGTCGAATCGATCGAGGTGGTCCGGGAGCCGACGCCGCTGCCGGTCGACGAGGCCGGGATCGAACCGCTCGCGTTCCACCCGGGACGGACCGACGTCGCGGTCGTCCCCGCCGCCGAGAAGGCCCGCGCGCGCCGACGGCTGGCCGAGCGCGCCTACGGCAAGGGCTGGCGCACCTACGCGTTTCCCGCGTGCGAGCGCTGCGACGCCGACGACGCCTCGGGCGCAACGCTCCCCCACTGTGCGTGGAAGGGCCGGGTCGTCGACGCCGCCGTCGAGTGCGGTCCGTCCTGTGCGGGACACGTCCCCGCGGACCCGCCGGCGGTCGACCTCGCGGCCGAGCGCGACCGCCGGACGCCGTGGGTGGCCGATCCGCCGGGGCGTCGCAGGCGACAGTCGGGGCTCGACCGGTTCTAGTCGACGACGAAGAAGACGCCCGTGAACTCCTCGCCGTCCGGCGACGTGCTCCCGTACTCGTGTTTCCCCTCGAAGGGGAACCGCCACTGGTGGACGCTGCCGCGCTCCTGTCGCTCGGAGCCGCTCCACTTGCACGGGTCCGGCACGTCCACCGGGTAGAGGTCGTACCCGTCTTCCCCCCAGACCCACGTGATCGGCGTCATGGATTCGACCTTGATCGCATCGGGCTCGAACCGGGGCTCGCCGTCGGGGGCGAGACGAATCTCGACCTCGTCCGCGCCGGTGCGGTCGACGAGGTCGTAGTCGTCCATCTCGTCGAGGTGCGTGTCGTAGGTGCCGTCGTCCTCGTTCTCGCCCTCGTCGTCCGCGCCGTCGTCGTCGCCCAGACAGCCAGCCAGCGGCGCCGTCGCGACGACGGCTCCGAGCAGCGTCCTCCGCGTCCACGTCATCGGCGGACCTTGCCGTCGGCGCCGCTTGACGACTCTGGTACGATCGTCGAATCCCGGCCGCGGGCCGCTCAGAGGACGTGTTCCTCGCCGTCGACGGCCAGCGGCTCCGCGAACGCCTCCTCGACGGGGTAGTAGTGTGCGAGGTGGACCAGTCGGGTCTCGCTCGCGTCGAGGTCGTCGGCGAGCGCGAGCGCGCCCTCGCGGGTCATGTGTTTCGTCCCGAACGTCCGCGGGACGCCGTCGGCGTCCGCGTGGCGTCCGCCGGCGGGGTGGTAGTCACAGAGGTGCGCGGGGACGATGGCGTCGGCCAGCAGGAGGTCCGGGTCCGCGAGCGCCTCGCGGGAGTCGGCGGGGACGTCGTAGCTCGTGTCGCCCGTGATCGACAGTTTCGCGCCCGTCTCCGGGTCCTCGACCGCGAGGCCGTAACACAGAAGCGGCGGGTGGTCGACGGGGACGAGCGTGACGTCGAACCCGCAGGTTTCGACGGTCTCGAACGGCGTCGTCGGGTAGACGGTGACGGGGTCGAGGTAGTGGTAGTCGTCGGCGACCGTCTCGGCGACACTCTCGCCGGTCAGGGGGTCGGTCTCGTCGGCGGCGTAGACGTCGAGGTCGTCCAGCAGGCGGTAGACGTTCCCCAGTCCGTCGAGGTGGTCGAAGTGGACGTGGGTGACGACGGCCGCGTCCGGGAGCGCGACCTCGTCGCGCAGGAACTGGTAGCGAAAGTCGGGGCTGGCGTCGACCAGCAGCGCTTCGCCGGTGCGCTCGTTCTCGACGTGGACCGAGAAGCGGGTGCGCTCGACGCCGCGTTCGCGGGCCGCCGCGCACGTCTCGCAATTACAGCCGACGGTTGGCGTCCCCGTCGTATCGCCCGTACCGAGGAGGGTGACGCGCATCTGCCCGGACAGAGTAGCCCCGCCATCGTAAAGTCAGGGGTGTCCCGGTCCGCGACGCGGGTTCCGCGGGCACGTCGACCGCCCGACGCGGCCTCCCTCGAAGCGACGGAATGTTGCTATCCTCGATAGATAAGATTTTAGTAGTTTACCTGGGTTTGATTTGTAGAGTCGCAGCTGGTGACGACTCGGATCAGAACGATGAAACTCGACGAATTCGCGGACGCGAACGCACCGAAAGACGGGACGGGACGGTTTCAACTCGAAAGCGACAAACTCCTCGACGTCGCCCTCGACGGGTCGGCGATGCTGAAAGCGGGGTCGATGGTCGGCCACACCGGCGACGTCTCCTTCACCGGGAAGAGTTCCGCCGAAGGCGGCCTCACGGGGTTTCTCAAACAGAAGGTGACGAGTGAGGGGACCCCGATCATGGAGGCCTCGGGGGCCGGACACGTGTACGTCGCCGACCAGGGCAAGAAGATCCAGATCCTCGAACTCGCGGCCGGGGAGAGCCTCTCGGTGAACGGGAACGACATCCTCGCGTTCGAGTCGAGCGTGGACTACAGCATCGGAACGGTCGGGAGCTTCTCCGCGACCAAAGCCGGCGGGCTGGTCAACGTCTACCTCGAAGGGCCCGGGAACGTCGCCATCACGACCCACGGTGATCCGCTCGTCCTGACGCCCCCGGTCAAGACCGATCCGGACGCGACGGTCGCCTGGAGCGGTTCGCTCTCTCCCGGCCGGAGTTCCAACCTGAACCTCGGCGATATGGTCGGCCAGTCCTCGGGCGAACGGTACCAACTCGACTTCTCGGGGAGCGACGGGTTCGTCATCGTCCAGCCCTACGAGGAAGTCCAACCGGAACAGTAACCGATCCCCTCCGAGTTTCGCCGCCGATCGGCGGTCGGAACCCGGACGGCCCGCTCACGCGTTCGAGCGACGGGGCGGTGGTCGCCGGCCGGTCAGTGATCGTGATCGTGATCGTGGTCGTGCGACTGCCCCCCGTCGCTCGCCGCTCCGATGTCGCCGCCGGCGACGAGCGCGTCGTGGTCGCCCTCGATCATGTCCATGTTCTTGAGGTTGTCCCGCTCTTCGAAGTCCTCGACGGCCTCGAGGAGGTCGTCCTGCGTGAGCGTCGTGCGGTTCTCGGTCAGCGCCTCGAGTACGGCCTCCCGGAGCACCATCCGGAGGTCGCTCCCGGTCAGTCCCTCGGTCGTCTCGGCGACCACCTCGGGGTCGAACTCGTCGATCTCCATCGCGCGGGTGATCACGCGGAGGATGTCCGCGCGCATCGCGTGGTCGGGCTTGGGGAAGTTGACGATCTCGTCGAACCGACGCCACGCGGCGGCGTCGAGCTGGTCGGGGTGATTGGTCGCGCCGATGAGGAGGACGTCGTCCTGGATGAGCGAGACGTCGTCGATGCTCTTGAGCAGGGTGTTGACCGCACGCTTGAGCGCGGCGTGTTCGTCGCTGCGGCGGGTCTTGGCGACGAAGTCGAACTCGTCGATAAAGAGGATACAGGGCGAGAGCCGTTTGGCGACTTCGAACGTCTTGTCGACGTTCTTGGCCGTCTCCCCGAGGTACTGGGAGGTAATCATCGACAGTTTCACCTCGACGAACGGCAGGTCCATGTCCCGGGCCAGCGCCCGCGCCGTCGAGGTCTTGCCGGTGCCCGGCGGGCCGACGAACAGCAGTTTGCCGATCTCGCGCAGGCCGATCTCCGCGAGGTAGTCGCGGTGTTCGATCGCCTTCGCGATCTTCTCGATCTCGGCCTCCTGGTCGGGCGTGAGCACGAGGTCGTCGAGCGTGACGTCGACCTCCTCGGGCGCGCGCACCTCCACGAGGTCGAGCATCTCCTCTTCGTCCTCGCCGTCGAAGTACTCATCGAGCAGGCCGTCGATCCAGACCCGGTCGGCCTGAATGGGGCGGTTTCGCTCGCGGGCCTCTTCGTAGTCGACGTCGACGCCCTCCCGGTCGGCGAAGTGTTTCGCCAGCGTGGGGTTTTCGAGCAGGCGCTCGTCGTCGACCCGGTCGAGGAACCACTGCTCGGCGAGGTCGCGCTGGGTGAGCGAGACGCTTCCCGAGAACTCGTCGCGCTCGGTGAACATGAGGTCGCTCACGGCGTCCCACGGCCGGTCGACGCCGGTGGCCGTCCGCGCCGTGCCGACGGTCGCCGACAGGGGGCGGGTGATGCCGCCGCGGCCGCCGTCGTCCTCGGAGTCGGCGCCGCCGGTCCAGAAGACCTGTCGGTAGGCAGGCGGCAGGTCGTTCTCGTCTAACGATCGGTCCTCGGAGTAGACGCTCGTCGTGAGCAGGAACTCCACGACGTCGAGCGCCGCGTCACTCATTCTCGGGACGTACTCACCACACGGTCTTAACGTCGTCGTCCCGCGCAACGGTCGCCCCGGCCGCTGCCGAACCCGTCACCGGCGCAATTATTTTCCTCCGGCGGCCCGCAACGGAAGGCATGAACGTGTTGCTGGGCATCGCGGGAAGCGACGAGTCGGAGAAGGCGCTACGACGGACCGTCGACCGGGCGCGGGCGGTCGGCGACGACCTCGTCGTCGCGGTCGTCGAGAAACCCGAGGCGGAGCGATCGCAAGACGAGATGTACCGCCGCGCGGTCGAGGTGCTCGAAGAAGCAGGTCTCGACGCCGACGTGCGCAAACTCGACGGCGACCCCGGGAGCGCGCTGGTCGAACTCGCCGAGCGCGAGGGGGCCGACCAGCTGGTGATCGGCGGCGGGCGGCTGAGTCCGATGGGGAAGATTCGACTGGGACCGATCGCGGAGTTCGTCCTGCTGAACGCAACGACGACGGTCAAACTGGTTCGATGACCATGCGCGGCTCGCGTGTCTACCCGGAGGAGCCGGCTGGTCCGTTCCCGACGCCGCCGTCGACGTTCGAGGACCGCGAGGGTCGGAGGATCGACGTCGACGCCCTCGGCGGCGACGACGGGCGCGAGGTCGACCTCGACGCCCTCGTCGGGATGTACGTCGGCTTCGACCCGGCCGACAGAGCCCAGGGCATCCCCCCGACGGGCGAAGACCGGATCCGCGACTGGCTCGCGCCGATCGTCGACGACGGGATCAACGTCGTCGCCAGCCACGAGGGCGACGTCGTCGGCCACGCGACGCTGGTGCCCGACGCGGACGACCCCGACGCGGTCGACGACCTCGGCGAGATCGAGTGGGAACTCGCGATCTTCGTCCTCCAGGCGTACCAGCGCGCCGGCATCGGGACGGCGCTGCTGGAGCACCTGCTTGGCCACGCCAGCGACCTCGGCGTCGAGCGGGTGTGGCTCACCGTCGAGCGCTGGAACGGCCCCGCCATCGCCGTCTACGAACGCGTCGGCTTCGAGATCTGTGGGTCCGAGAGCTTCGAGCAGGAGATGTCGATCCGGCTCGCCTAGACCGAGAGGACGGGCTGGCTCGCGTACGAGAGGACGTACTCGGCGGCCTTCTCGAGCACTTCCGCGGGCGCGTCGGAGACCGACTCCCGCGGGATGACGATGAAGTCCGCGCCGACGGCGTCGGCGGCGTCGAGGACGACGCTGCCGGGGTGGCGCGTCTTGCGCACCGGCGAGAAGCCGTGGGCGGTCGACGTCGACACGGGCACGCCGTGGGCGTCCGCGAGACCGGCGACGTCCTCGAGGAACTGCCGGGTGTGGTCGGCGACGTCGGCCTCGTCGACGGTGCCGGCGTTCATGCCCTGGACGACGCCGCGTCCGAGGATGAACAGGGCGTGGACCGAGGCGTCGTAGCGGTCGGCGATCGCGACGGCGTACTCGACGGCGGTGGCGGACTCGTCGCTGCCGTCGACCGGTGCGAGCACCGTCTCGACGGCGAACGGCTCGCTGACGTCCATACGCGGTGGTGTGCGCGCCGACGTGAAAAACTCTCCCCCGAGGCGTCGGCGCCGGACCGACGCGGGCGCCGTCGGCGCCGGGCCGCTTTCGTGGAGGTTTATAGCGTCTCGGACGCTACCCCCGAGCATGTTCGATACGGTCGTCGTCGCGACCGACGGCTCCGAGAGCGTCGAGCGGGCCGTCGACGTCGCCATCGATCTCGCCAGCCGCTTCGGTGCCGACGTACACGCGCTCTCGGTCGTCGACGCGGGCGAAGTCGACGCCTCGCCCGAACAGCTCCGCGGCGAACTCCAGGCCGCCCTCGAAAGCCACGCGGAAGCCGCGCTCGCGGCCGTCGAGGAGCGGGCCGGGCCGGGGATCACCACCGCCGTCCGCGAGGGGCGGCCGGCGCCGGTGATCTGCGAGTACGCCCGCGAGGTCGACGCCGACCTCGTCGTCACGGGCACGCGCGGGCGCCACGGCGAGAACCGCCTCCTGCTCGGCAGCGTCGCCGAGCGGGTCGTCCGCACCTCGCCGGTGCCCGTCCTGACGGTGCGGCAACTGCCCGAGGAGGACCGCGAGGCGGCGAGCGCGGGCGCCTGACCGCGACCGGCGCTTTCTTCCCGCCCCGTCGCACAGGGTGTGGTATGTACGACGAGCTCATCGACAGCGCCGACCTCCCGCTCTCCCGGAAGTCGGTCGTTCCGGGGACCGGCTTCTTTCTCCCCGACTCCCTCGAAGAGGATCTGGAGGCGGAGGCGGCCCGGGCCGCCCTGGAGGGGGCCGAGGTCGCGGTCGTCGCCGACGCCGACGCCGACGGCCTCGCCTGCGTCGCGCTCCTCCGGGAGGTCTACGACGACGTGCGGAACGTGCCGCAACCGGAGTCGGAGTCGGAGTCGGAGTCGGGGACCGACGACGAAGACGGGGAGGGCCTCGAGATGCCCGAACCGACGCCCCACCGGGTCGCGTTGCTCCCCGCCAGCCCCCACGACGTCGAGGACGCGCTGGCCCGCGTCGCCGAGCACGCCGACCCGGGGATCGACCTCTACGTCTGTGACCTCTGTCCGGACCGTTACGAGTACGTCGCGGCGGAACTCGACGCGGCCCTCGACGTCGCGGACCGCGTCTCGTGGTACGACCACCACCAGTGGGACGACGACGTCGCCGCGGCCGTCCGCGAGGCGGGGGTCGACCTCGTCGTCGGCGACAGCGAAGAGGAGTGTACGGCCGACGTCGCCGTCCGCTCGCTTGCCCACGAGTTCGACCCGATCTACGAGGACCTCGCCGCCGTCACCCGCGACCACGACCTCTGGCTGCGGGAGGACCCCCGCAGCGACGACCTCGCGGACTACGCCTACTGGACCGACCCGGCCGAGTACGTCGAGGTCGTCCGCGAGCACGGCGCCGACCTCCCCGAGTGGGTCCGCGAGTTCCTCGCCGAGCGCCGCGTCGAGAAGGAGGCGCTGATCGACCAGGCCGTCGCCCGGGCCGAACTCCGCGAGGTCGGCGCGTACACCGTCGGGATCACCTACGGCCGTTGCTCGCAAAACGAGGTCGCCGAGGCGCTGCGCGAGCGGGGCGCCGACGCCTCCGTGATCGTCAAACCCGCCGGCAGCGCCTCCATCCGCGGGACCGACGCCTTCGACCGCTGTCACGAGGTCGCCGCCCGCGTCAACGGCGGCGGCCACCCGAAGGCCGCGGGCTGCAAGCCCGACATCTACGACGACATGCTCGACTACGCCCACCACTGGACGACCCGCGGGGCGGTGACGAAGCGCGTGATCCTCGACGCGTTCCGGGCGGTCGTCGAGGGCGAGGGCGAGGGCGAGGACGAGGACGAGTGAGCGACGTTCCGGCGCGTTACGCCCTCACCGCCGCGCGACGAACCGCATCACCAGCTGTAATACGTGGACGAAGACGCCGGCCACCGCGATGTAGACGCCGATCGTCTGCAGGGCGACCGGGGCCCGCCGGCGGTCGCGCACGCGCCAGATCTCCCAGCCCAGCCGCAACACGAACCCGAGGAAGATGAGGACGAAGCCGACGAAGAGCAGCGCCTCGAAGACGAACGAGCCGACGGCGATGGCGACGATCCCCCCGATGAACGCGTAGTTGGCGTACGTCCCCCAGCCGTCGAACTCCTTCGACCGGCCGTAGACGTACGCCGAGACGACGGCCGTGAGAAGCGCCACGACGACCGCCGTGATCCCGAGGATCGCGAGTTGACTCCCCCGCGGGGCGTACCGGAGCACGCCCGCGCCGAAGACGCCGAACGCCAGTTGCAGGACCGCCACGCCGGCGACTGCGACCCCCGTCCGGCCGCCGCTCACGCCGCGTTCGGCCAGCAGGTGGCCGCCCGTGATCGCCGCGCCGTAGACGATGACGCCGACGATGGGAACCGAGAACAGGTAGTCGTTGACGACCGACAGCGGCGTCGCCACGAAGACGTACATCAGCAAGACGTTGAGCGCCATCAGCCCGGAGGCGCCGCCGATCACCCGCGCCTCGCGGCTCGAGAGTCCGAAGCCGCGTTCGGTCTCGTACGCAGCGTCGAGGGAATCCATCGGCTCCGATTAGTCGCGTGACCGTCAAAAACCTGTGCCCGGGACGGT
The Salinilacihabitans rarus DNA segment above includes these coding regions:
- a CDS encoding GTP-dependent dephospho-CoA kinase family protein, whose protein sequence is MTRDDRPASDRARDSDESEPRVVVSLPPALRSDLKTPLGPIETDARVLLEDVAGPLIAVGDVVTYHFLEAGRAPDVALVDGRTKRTAVDEEIERAVTDEASREVANPAATLTEALLVALREALAAEEPTTILVDGEEDLATLPAVVAAPDGASVVYGQPDEGMVHVRVDDEVRATARSLLERFDGDPGGLFALLSGADGE
- the spt4 gene encoding transcription elongation factor subunit Spt4 → MASNRLVCRECHLVNQANAETCENCGSSSLTEDWAGYVVIAHPEESEIAREMQVDRPGAYALKVR
- a CDS encoding DNA-directed RNA polymerase, encoding MYKRVRLKDTVEVPPEELGEVSPELVKRLLQDKLEGRMDEEVGSVVSVTDVHDIGEGTVLPNRPGVYYEAEFDAVTFDPQMQEVVDGTIVEVVEFGAFVGIGPVDGLLHVSQISKEYLAFDGENQRLASNESDRALGVDDAVRARIVTKSIDERNPRDSKIGLTAKQPGLGKHRWLREEREEREEATAGE
- a CDS encoding PIN domain-containing protein; translated protein: MPERVALDTSALMMPVELDVRLFEELDRVLDGASRAPDSATGDEPRTGAFEPIAPQPVVEELRRLAEKGGTEGTAANVGHDLATERCLLVDTEESYADDALVELAREGVVDYVVTNDRPLRDRVLEVGTPVIALRGRNKLAITRP
- a CDS encoding translation initiation factor IF-2 subunit gamma, with amino-acid sequence MAGNRQPEVNIGLVGHVDHGKTTLVQALSGSWTDQHSEEMKRGISIRLGYADATFRRCPGVDEPECFTVEEECPDGSESEPLRTVSFVDAPGHETLMATMLSGAALMDGAVLVVSASEPVPQPQTEEHLMALDIIGIDNIVIAQNKVDLVDAEQARENYRQIQEFVEGTVAEDAPVVPVSAGQEVNMDLLIGAIESEIPTPERNPDADPRMHVARSFDINKPGTTYENLTGGVLGGSLVEGELEVDDELEIRPGREVEEGGQSEYVPIQTTVRSLQAGGRDADVVTPGGLLGVGTGLDPSLTKGDALAGRIAGPPGSLPPTWEQFTMDVDLLDRIVGSAEGDAAAGDGDVDEISTGEPLMMTVGTATTVGAVTSARDGECEVRLKRPVCAEPGAKIAINRRVGARWRLIGLGTLQE
- a CDS encoding winged helix-turn-helix domain-containing protein; this encodes MSRSDASGDADATILECTDCIAPAEAFALIGNETRLSILEALWAADERPVSFSDLRRAVGMRDSAQFNYHLQKLTGHFVVQVEGGYEFKHAGEKVVRSVIAGSFNEHPTVDPFPVQGACASCGGPLRAVYEDERLGIECADCGQRHGEYGFPPGGFNDRTAEEVVDAFDQRVRHLHCLAADGVCPECGGRMETTVAEEGSCCLGVGVRVDHECAQCGHALCSAPGLRLLDHSAVVSFHRERGVRLDERPYWTLPWCVSDEHTRLVGRDPVRLEVRMPVADDELRVVMDGDLDVLETTVESAD
- a CDS encoding DUF5787 family protein, giving the protein MEFAFELALCAALEARGDGVVARQLGAGVADPGGRVLDVVRVDPGPAFDERVSLTAASIPDAAVEADVGPGRFRYWKDAFDCQPDRARRATERAVEAGFFEHRRHNGRDHVRQVARYPDWFGRIVGIENKPDLGRPGDLESQLRTDVSLALVDEAVLATESYVTRAHLNRIPEEVGVWRVRRDDAGVESIEVVREPTPLPVDEAGIEPLAFHPGRTDVAVVPAAEKARARRRLAERAYGKGWRTYAFPACERCDADDASGATLPHCAWKGRVVDAAVECGPSCAGHVPADPPAVDLAAERDRRTPWVADPPGRRRRQSGLDRF
- a CDS encoding MBL fold metallo-hydrolase, whose protein sequence is MRVTLLGTGDTTGTPTVGCNCETCAAARERGVERTRFSVHVENERTGEALLVDASPDFRYQFLRDEVALPDAAVVTHVHFDHLDGLGNVYRLLDDLDVYAADETDPLTGESVAETVADDYHYLDPVTVYPTTPFETVETCGFDVTLVPVDHPPLLCYGLAVEDPETGAKLSITGDTSYDVPADSREALADPDLLLADAIVPAHLCDYHPAGGRHADADGVPRTFGTKHMTREGALALADDLDASETRLVHLAHYYPVEEAFAEPLAVDGEEHVL